A single genomic interval of Helianthus annuus cultivar XRQ/B chromosome 13, HanXRQr2.0-SUNRISE, whole genome shotgun sequence harbors:
- the LOC110901252 gene encoding uncharacterized mitochondrial protein AtMg00810-like, whose product MNNRGTLAYVLVYVDDIIITGNRQTAIDNIVNQLSSTFAIKDLGRLHYFLRIEAVHHSKDLILSQQKYLLNILQRSGLSDCKPMSSPMCSSQVLTIDDSLPLSDPVRYCQVVGALQYATLSRPDIAFAMNRVCQFMNVPTENHWSAVKRILCYSKWTTIWVFLFITHRAPPCRPLLMSIGKTNPQQSRPSLTLIGRDALSIVDPPGGLPFILDQISSLGLLVKNE is encoded by the coding sequence ATGAACAACCGTGGCACTCTTGCGTATGTTCTTGTATATGTGGACGACATTATCATCACTGGAAACAGGCAAACAGCCATTGATAACATCGTCAATCAGCTAAGCTCCACCTTTGCCATTAAAGACCTGGGTAGACTCCATTATTTTTTAAGGATTGAGGCTGTCCATCATAGCAAAGACCTTATCTTATCACAACAGAAGTATTTATTAAATATTCTTCAACGATCCGGTCTCTCAGATTGCAAACCAATGTCTTCCCCTATGTGTTCCTCCCAGGTGCTTACCATTGATGACAGTTTGCCACTTTCCGACCCTGTGCGGTATTGCCAAGTTGTTGGGGCTTTACAATATGCCACTCTCTCTCGCCCAGATATTGCTTTCGCTATGAACCGTGTATGTCAGTTCATGAATGTCCCCACAGAGAACCATTGGTCAGCTGTTAAACGCATCCTATGCTACTCAAAATGGACTACAATTTGGGTCTTCTTATTCATCACACATAGGGCTCCTCCTTGCAGGCCTTTACTGATGTCCATTGGCAAAACCAACCCTCAACAGTCTAGGCCTTCTTTGACTCTGATCGGGCGGGATGCCCTGTCGATCGTCGATCCACCGGGGGGTTTGCCATTTATCTTGGATCAAATCTCATCTCTTGGTCTGCTCGTAAAAAACGAATAA